One stretch of Danio rerio strain Tuebingen ecotype United States chromosome 6, GRCz12tu, whole genome shotgun sequence DNA includes these proteins:
- the LOC137488046 gene encoding serine/threonine-protein kinase pim-3-like isoform X1, whose amino-acid sequence MIPVALPNGEQFHLCPLLHYGWRRLSMSHMGEERGEDTRDGTTELPGFLAPLPSHLADSASTDQRNSKRKRQSSNQQTASTSSSRPAKRSRRDLYQKGPLLGRGGFGSVFAGMRRSDGLPVAIKYVSKDRTPERLKVDGQGRLPLEVALMTRVTSAPACPSVLQLLDWFDRPRRYILVLERPDPCQDLQSFCEENGCLDERLAKKVLVQLIAALKHCESRGVLHRDVKPENLLISTESQDIKLLDFGCGDLLKRSAYKYFAGTPAYAPPEWFRRHRYHATPATVWSVGVTLYNILCDRFPFRGAQRVTSRSRLTFPRSLSTECRQLIRWCLSAAPADRPSLDDIESHPWLHCTEGEQEGQRN is encoded by the exons ATGATTCCTGTAGCTCTCCCGAATGGAGAACAATTTCATCTTTGTCCACTTCTTCATTATG gttggaggagattgtccatgtcccacatgggtgaagaaagaggag AAGATACACGGGACGGCACCACTGAGCTTCCTGGTTTTTTGGCTCCTCTGCCTTCACATTTGGCTGATTCTGCATCCACAGACCAGAGGAACAGCAAGAGGAAAAGGCAGAGCAGCAACCAGCAAACGGCGTCCACCTCGTCCAGCAGACCagccaaacgctctcgcagag acttgtaccagaagggcccgttgctgggacgaggtggattcggctctgtgtttgctgggatgcgcaggtctgatggactgcca GTGGCCATCAAGTACGTGTCGAAGGACCGGACCCCCGAGCGACTGAAAGTT gatggtcagggtcggctgccgctggaggtggcattgatgacccgtgtcacatcagctcctgcctgccccagtgtcctgcagctgctggactggtttgaccgtcccagacgctacatcctggtcctggagcgaccggatccttgccaagatctccagagcttctgtgaggagaacggctgtctggatgagcgtctggccaagaaagtgctggtgcagctgattgCGGCCCtaaaacactgcgagagccgcggcgtcctgcaccgggacgtcaaaccagaaaacctcctgatctccacagagtcccaggacatcaagctgctggacttcggctgtggagatctgctgaagcgctcggcctacaaatactttgcAG GCACTCCTGCATACGCTCCTCCTGAGTGGTTTCGTAGACATCGCTACCATGCGACTCCAGCTACAGtctggtcagtaggagtgacgctctacaacatcctgtgtgaccgtttcccattcagaggcgcacagagggtcacgtccagaagccgactgaccttccctaggagcttgtcaacag agtgccgtcagctgattcgctggtgtctcagtgcagcACCGGCTGATCGACCCAGTTTAGATGACATTGAGAGCCATCCCTGGTTGCACTGCACAG AAGGAGAGCAGGAGGGGCAGAGGAACTGA
- the LOC137488046 gene encoding serine/threonine-protein kinase pim-3-like isoform X2 produces the protein MIPVALPNGEQFHLCPLLHYGWRRLSMSHMGEERGEDTRDGTTELPGFLAPLPSHLADSASTDQRNSKRKRQSSNQQTASTSSSRPAKRSRRDLYQKGPLLGRGGFGSVFAGMRRSDGLPVAIKYVSKDRTPERLKVDGQGRLPLEVALMTRVTSAPACPSVLQLLDWFDRPRRYILVLERPDPCQDLQSFCEENGCLDERLAKKVLVQLIAALKHCESRGVLHRDVKPENLLISTESQDIKLLDFGCGDLLKRSAYKYFAGTPAYAPPEWFRRHRYHATPATVWSVGVTLYNILCDRFPFRGAQRVTSRSRLTFPRSLSTGNDHHFCHEDSCSAPEPMPSTD, from the exons ATGATTCCTGTAGCTCTCCCGAATGGAGAACAATTTCATCTTTGTCCACTTCTTCATTATG gttggaggagattgtccatgtcccacatgggtgaagaaagaggag AAGATACACGGGACGGCACCACTGAGCTTCCTGGTTTTTTGGCTCCTCTGCCTTCACATTTGGCTGATTCTGCATCCACAGACCAGAGGAACAGCAAGAGGAAAAGGCAGAGCAGCAACCAGCAAACGGCGTCCACCTCGTCCAGCAGACCagccaaacgctctcgcagag acttgtaccagaagggcccgttgctgggacgaggtggattcggctctgtgtttgctgggatgcgcaggtctgatggactgcca GTGGCCATCAAGTACGTGTCGAAGGACCGGACCCCCGAGCGACTGAAAGTT gatggtcagggtcggctgccgctggaggtggcattgatgacccgtgtcacatcagctcctgcctgccccagtgtcctgcagctgctggactggtttgaccgtcccagacgctacatcctggtcctggagcgaccggatccttgccaagatctccagagcttctgtgaggagaacggctgtctggatgagcgtctggccaagaaagtgctggtgcagctgattgCGGCCCtaaaacactgcgagagccgcggcgtcctgcaccgggacgtcaaaccagaaaacctcctgatctccacagagtcccaggacatcaagctgctggacttcggctgtggagatctgctgaagcgctcggcctacaaatactttgcAG GCACTCCTGCATACGCTCCTCCTGAGTGGTTTCGTAGACATCGCTACCATGCGACTCCAGCTACAGtctggtcagtaggagtgacgctctacaacatcctgtgtgaccgtttcccattcagaggcgcacagagggtcacgtccagaagccgactgaccttccctaggagcttgtcaacag
- the LOC137495849 gene encoding serine/threonine-protein kinase pim-3-like, with amino-acid sequence MSHMGEERGEDTRDGTTELPGFLAPLPSHLADSASTDQRNSKRKRQSSSQQTLSTSSSRPAKRSRRDLYLKGPLLGRGGFGSVFAGMRRSDGLPVAIKYVSKDRTPERLKVDGQGRLPLEVALMTRVTSAPACPSVLQLLDWFDRPRRYILILERPDPCQDLQSFCEENGCLDERLAKKVLVQLIAALKHCESRGVLHRDVKPENLLISTESQDIKLLDFGCGDLLKRSAYKYFAGTPAYAPPEWFRRHRYHATPATVWSVGVTLYNILCDRFPFRGAQRVTSRSRLTFPRSLSTECRQLIRWCLSAAPADRPSLDDIESHPWLHCTEGEQEGQRN; translated from the exons atgtcccacatgggtgaagaaagaggag AAGATACACGGGACGGCACCACTGAGCTTCCTGGTTTTTTGGCTCCTCTGCCTTCACATTTGGCTGATTCTGCATCCACAGACCAGAGGAACAGCAAGAGGAAAAGGCAGAGCAGCAGCCAGCAAACACTGTCCACCTCGTCCAGCAGACCagccaaacgctctcgcagag acttgtacctgaagggcccgttgctgggacgaggtggattcggctctgtgtttgctgggatgcgcaggtctgatggactgcca GTGGCCATCAAGTACGTGTCGAAGGACCGGACCCCCGAGCGACTGAAAGTT gatggtcagggtcggctgccgctggaggtggcattgatgacccgtgtcacatcagctcctgcctgccccagtgtcctgcagctgctggactggtttgaccgtcccagacgctacatcctgatcctggagcgaccggatccttgccaagatctccagagcttctgtgaggagaacggctgtctggatgagcgtctggccaagaaagtgctggtgcagctgatcgcggccctaaaacactgcgagagccgcggcgtcctgcaccgggacgtcaaaccagaaaacctcctgatctccacagagtcccaggacatcaagctgctggacttcggctgtggagatctgctgaagcgatcggcctacaaatactttgcAG GCACTCCTGCATACGCTCCTCCTGAGTGGTTTCGTAGACATCGCTACCATGCGACTCCAGCTACAGtctggtcagtaggagtgacgctctacaacatcctgtgtgaccgtttcccattcagaggcgcacagagggtcacgtccagaagccgactgaccttccctaggagcttgtcaacag agtgccgtcagctgattcgctggtgtctcagtgcagcgccggctgatcggcccagtttAGATGACATTGAGAGCCATCCCTGGTTGCACTGCACAG AAGGAGAGCAGGAGGGGCAGAGGAACTGA